The Camelus ferus isolate YT-003-E chromosome 32, BCGSAC_Cfer_1.0, whole genome shotgun sequence genome window below encodes:
- the ACADS gene encoding short-chain specific acyl-CoA dehydrogenase, mitochondrial — MTCAGPAPAAWSPRWWTEVAERKSGTVRSIWLPSSMAAALLARACGPVRGALRPWDWRLLHTIYQSVELPETHQMLRQTCQDFVEKELFPIAAQLDKEHCFPAAQVKKMGELGLMAMDVPEELSGAGLDYLAYVIAMEEISRGCASTGVIMSVNNSLYLGPVLKFGSEKQKQQWITPFTSGDKIGCFALSEPGSGSDAGATVTTAREDGDSWVLNGTKAWITNAWEASAAVVFASTDRSLQNKGISAFLVPMPTPGLTLGKKEDKLGIRASSTANLIFEECRIPKDNLLGEPGMGFKIAMQTLDMGRIGIASQALGIAQAALDCAANYAENREAFGVPLSKLQAIQFKLADMALALEGARLLTWRAAMLKDNKKPFIKEAAMAKLAASEAATNISHQAMQILGGMGYVTEMPAERHYRDARITEIYEGTSEIQRLVIAGHLLRSYRS; from the exons ATGACctgcgccggccccgcccccgcagcCTGGAGCCCACGCTGGTGGACCGAGGTGGCTGAGAGGAAGTCCGGCACTGTCAGGAGTATCTGGCTTCCGTCCTCTATGGCCGCCGCACTGCTCGCCCGGGCCTGCGGCCCCGTCCGCGGAG CTCTCCGGCCTTGGGACTGGCGCCTCTTACATACCATCTACCAGTCTGTGGAGCTGCCCGAGACACACCAGATGCTACGTCAGACATGCCAGGACTTTGTGGAGAAGGAGCTCTTTCCCATTGCGGCCCAGTTGGACAAGGAACATTGCTTCCCGGCAGCTCAG GTGAAGAAGATGGGTGAGCTGGGGCTCATGGCCATGGATGTGCCCGAGGAGCTGAGCGGTGCTGGCCTCGATTACCTGGCCTACGTCATCGCCATGGAGGAGATCAGCCGGGGCTGCGCTTCCACCGGCGTCATCATGAGTGTCAACAAC TCCCTCTACTTGGGGCCGGTCCTGAAGTTCGGCTctgagaagcagaagcagcagtggaTCACTCCTTTCACCAGCGGCGACAAAATTGGCTGCTTTGCCCTCAGTGAACCAG GGAGTGGCAGCGACGCGGGAGCCACTGTCACCACCGCCAGGGAAGACGGTGACTCATGGGTCCTGAATGGCACCAAAGCCTGGATCACCAACGCCTGGGAGGCCTCAGCCGCCGTGGTCTTCGCCAGCACGGACAGATCTCTGCAGAACAAG GGCATCAGTGCCTTCCTGGTTCCCATGCCAACACCTGGGCTCAcgctggggaagaaggaagacaagTTGGGCATCCGGGCCTCGTCTACCGCCAACCTCATCTTTGAAGAGTGTCGGATTCCCAAGGACAACCTGCTGGGAGAGCCGGGGATGGGCTTCAAGATCGCCATG CAAACCCTGGACATGGGCCGGATCGGCATcgcctcccaggccctgggcatCGCCCAGGCCGCCCTCGACTGTGCTGCGAACTATGCGGAGAACCGCGAGGCCTTCGGGGTGCCGCTCAGCAAGCTGCAGGCCATCCAG TTCAAGTTGGCGGACAtggccctggccctggagggTGCCCGGCTGTTGACCTGGCGTGCTGCCATGCTGAAGGATAATAAGAAGCCTTTCATCAAG GAGGCGGCAATGGCCAAGCTGGCTGCATCAGAGGCCGCAACCAACATCAGCCACCAG GCCATGCAGATCCTGGGTGGCATGGGCTACGTGACCGAGATGCCGGCTGAGCGGCACTACCGTGATGCCCGCATCACCGAGATTTACGAAGGCACCAGTGAGATCCAGAGGCTGGTGATCGCCGGGCACCTGCTCAGGAGCTACCGGAGCTGA